AATTGTAGTATGCAATAATTTCTAGTGAAACTTTTGTGAAAGGGGAATGCACAATATGAACATCATTGTAGAGTCTGTTGAAGAAAGCAGAGACGTCCTCTGCGCTCAAGAAACATGTTACAATTCCTTTCCGACGGAGATAATCAATATCCTCATTTGTGTTGATGAGATTATCTAAAAATCCAGCATAAGATGTAATTCTATCTCCTAGATTCTTGTCACATTGCTCATATGCAATAAGATTTCGCAATAAAGATTCTGCATTGTCCAAAACTCTTACTGGTGGGATTGTCAGTACTCCGTTCTTGAATGTTATATTCATTAGGTTATGCGTTTCTCCAACTGCAAAATCCACTCCAGCTTGTAAAAGCTCAGTCACGCAAGGAATTGGCAGAAAGTGTCCATCCTCAAATTCTTCGCTCCCCAAGAGTATGATATTTCGTTGAAAGTCAAGTAAATGCTTGTTCTGGAGTCTCAGGTCCACTTGGATGACTCGTGTTCTCAAAGCACTCCCACGGAAGAAATTATGAGCAAGCTGAGGAAGGGGGGTTCTCTCGCTGTCATTGTCACTCTTGGTAAGGTTGAATAAGCAATCTAAGACAAACCAGGGAAGCTGATTCTCAAGCAAGAGCAAGTCTGTCACCAAAACTTTTCGTACCCAAGGCATTTTAAATAAAGGGTCATCTGCATTTGTTGGTACTATCTTTACAAATCTACGAAATAACTCTATAATAAAGCAACCATCAATTACCAACATCTCCACAAAGTGATCTCTAGGCATTTTCACTTCATCTCCATAGAATTCCAAGCAATTTTTCACTTTAGCAGCAATTGATGCGAGGAAACATTCCAGAGTTGTGTTAGGAGTTGGTGCTCGAGTAATAAGACAATCTAAGTACCAAAGCTTAGTCTTTTCTGCAAATTGGAACTTGTGTAGATCTCTATGATATGGACCAATTGGAACCAAATTTGGCCTGAAAAGTTGCTCATCGTGTTTACGAAGTGTACTGGGAACTCTAAATATGCAGCAGGAAACTGACATTGGAGAGTTGCGGAGCAATCTACTTCGAACACTAGATGACATTTGATCAATGTTAATATCAGTCTGCCGCTCCattcttttcagattttcttGCCTCTCTCAGCTCCTTGTGActatgagattatttttttcaactGCAGCAAAGTTCATCGAGACAGCAATTTGTTTCAAGTTGTACTGAAATTTTCAAGATCGAATTATGTTTAATctattttgagaaagaaagtgTAATTCTCTAATTTCATCAAGGTACTTTTTCAGCAAGAGCTATAACAAATAGCTAACAGCAATGCTCGTCAGCTTTTGCATTTATTCAGTTATTCTACTAAAACACCATGATGTGAAATGAGTTTCAGCTTTTGCATTTGCATTATACTTctaactcttttcttttctacacAGAAACATCCACCTTGAACTTAAAACCACCGATACGCAGAGGCCAACTTCAAATTCTGATACTGAAATATAACTTTAAGATCTCTTACATATATAGATTATATGTTCATGTTAGCCAGATGAATAAATAAGCACAACACAGTATGATTGATCATTATCATAACAGCAAATATAAGGAGAGAAAAGGGCACCCGCTGTTGAGACAAAGTACAGTACAGGACTGGAGTTGGATTTAGACTGCTGCTAGTTGTGTGGACAGATGGCTTCTCCCAAGAACTTCCTGTTTTGAAGTGTATATTTGATGCAAAGGGTCGAGAGAAGCGGGGCTATCTTTTGTTAGGTTTCCCCCCTCTCTCTGTCTCTATTTGAAAGCTTTCATTTCATGAGGTCAACG
The nucleotide sequence above comes from Ricinus communis isolate WT05 ecotype wild-type chromosome 6, ASM1957865v1, whole genome shotgun sequence. Encoded proteins:
- the LOC112535313 gene encoding UPF0481 protein At3g47200, which encodes MERQTDINIDQMSSSVRSRLLRNSPMSVSCCIFRVPSTLRKHDEQLFRPNLVPIGPYHRDLHKFQFAEKTKLWYLDCLITRAPTPNTTLECFLASIAAKVKNCLEFYGDEVKMPRDHFVEMLVIDGCFIIELFRRFVKIVPTNADDPLFKMPWVRKVLVTDLLLLENQLPWFVLDCLFNLTKSDNDSERTPLPQLAHNFFRGSALRTRVIQVDLRLQNKHLLDFQRNIILLGSEEFEDGHFLPIPCVTELLQAGVDFAVGETHNLMNITFKNGVLTIPPVRVLDNAESLLRNLIAYEQCDKNLGDRITSYAGFLDNLINTNEDIDYLRRKGIVTCFLSAEDVSAFFNRLYNDVHIVHSPFTKVSLEIIAYYNSHWPRWRTRLTRDYFNTPWSIISVIGAVVILVLTFLQTLYAMLYH